In Capricornis sumatraensis isolate serow.1 chromosome 16, serow.2, whole genome shotgun sequence, a genomic segment contains:
- the OR51S1 gene encoding LOW QUALITY PROTEIN: olfactory receptor 51S1 (The sequence of the model RefSeq protein was modified relative to this genomic sequence to represent the inferred CDS: substituted 1 base at 1 genomic stop codon), producing the protein MSTFLTHSAPNASTSMAPTFLLVGLPGVSAVPSWWAVPLITVYLLSALGNGAILWIIALEPTLHRPMYFFLFLLSMSDVGLSTALMPTLLGLAFANTHAVSASACLIQMFFVHVFSVMESSVLLAMALDRALAICRPLHYPTLLTNGVISKICVAIAFXCLGLHLPLPFLLAHMPYCHPQVLTHSYCLHPDMAHLACPGGGGAVYSLSVVLSAMGLDPLLIFFSYGLIGRVLQGLGSSEDRWKAGQTCAAHLSAVLLFYVPMVLLALIDRLRMPIPQPAHTLLSYVHFLLPPLINPILYSVKMKAIRERIHKRLQPRKVGCAY; encoded by the coding sequence ATGTCAACATTCCTCACCCACTCAGCTCCCAATGCCAGCACTTCGATGGCCCCCACCTTCCTGTTGGTGGGCCTGCCAGGCGTATCGGCTGTACCCTCCTGGTGGGCAGTACCCCTCATCACTGTCTACCTTCTGTCTGCCCTGGGCAATGGTGCTATCCTCTGGATCATTGCCCTGGAGCCCACACTGCACCGCCCAATGtacttcttcctcttcctgctcAGCATGTCTGATGTTGGCTTGTCCACAGCCCTGATGCCCACCCTGCTGGGTCTTGCCTTTGCAAATACTCATGCTGTCTCTGCCTCAGCCTGCCTTATCCAGATGTTCTTTGTCCATGTCTTTTCTGTCATGGAGTCCTCTGTCTTACTTGCCATGGCTTTGGATCGGGCACTGGCCATTTGCCGCCCTCTCCACTACCCAACACTCCTCACCAATGGTGTCATCAGCAAGATCTGTGTGGCCATTGCTTTCTGATGCCTGGGTCTCCACCTGCCCCTGCCATTCCTCCTGGCCCACATGCCTTACTGCCATCCACAGGTCCTGACCCATTCTTACTGCTTGCACCCGGATATGGCCCATTTGGCTTGCCCCGGAGGTGGGGGAGCAGTGTACAGCCTCTCTGTGGTCCTGTCTGCCATGGGCTTGGACCCTCTGCTTATTTTCTTCTCCTATGGCCTAATTGGCAGGGTGTTGCAAGGTTTGGGATCCAGTGAGGATCGCTGGAAGGCTGGCCAAACCTGTGCTGCCCACCTCTCTGCTGTGCTTCTCTTCTATGTGCCAATGGTCCTCCTGGCTCTCATTGATCGTCTCAGGATGCCAATCCCTCAGCCTGCCCATACTCTTCTCTCCTATGTCCACTTCCTGCTTCCCCCATTGATAAACCCTATTCTCTATAGTGTCAAGATGAAGGCGATTAGAGAGAGAATCCATAAGAGATTGCAGCCCAGGAAGGTGGGTTGTGCTTATTGA